The following are encoded together in the Thermosipho japonicus genome:
- the amrA gene encoding AmmeMemoRadiSam system protein A: protein MIGTHPYVKWAIKVIENYILHSKVIEPDPNSLPKELFEKRAGCFVTLHTKNGNLRGCIGTFEPTQENLAFEIRNNAIAAASQDPRFPPVSKEELNNIVVSVDILSEIQPVSSISELDPKKYGIIVAKGFRRGLLLPDIEGVDTIEEQIRIAKLKAGIFDDDFKIFKFTVERYH from the coding sequence ATGATAGGAACCCATCCCTATGTTAAATGGGCTATTAAAGTTATTGAAAATTATATCTTACACTCAAAAGTAATAGAGCCCGATCCAAATTCTCTTCCAAAAGAACTTTTTGAAAAAAGAGCTGGCTGTTTTGTTACTTTACACACCAAAAATGGTAATTTAAGAGGCTGTATAGGAACATTTGAACCTACTCAAGAAAACCTTGCATTTGAAATAAGAAACAATGCAATTGCAGCTGCCTCTCAAGATCCAAGATTTCCACCTGTATCAAAAGAAGAACTCAACAACATAGTAGTATCTGTTGATATATTGAGCGAAATTCAACCTGTATCTTCTATCAGCGAACTTGATCCTAAAAAATATGGAATCATAGTTGCAAAAGGATTTAGAAGAGGTTTGCTCTTACCAGATATAGAAGGGGTAGATACTATAGAAGAACAAATAAGAATTGCAAAGCTAAAAGCTGGAATTTTTGATGATGACTTTAAAATATTTAAATTTACAGTTGAACGATACCATTAA
- a CDS encoding DUF4897 domain-containing protein yields MQNKTFMYILILIVVVFLIFDLFTVFNRRPKFDITFYKTVVETDYSDTATITTIAGLSFKDEKTMYEYKENYTNASSKTFLNYFEQISKEIGKTITVLNYENSAKERAGILEIEEVAILKNLVDVSNNTYTLNMGNIQINPNPNSLFIVYIPKDSILVSSNPTPTSFENNKLSWDGKSLKNFPTVIYRRK; encoded by the coding sequence TTGCAAAATAAGACTTTCATGTATATCCTTATACTCATTGTAGTTGTATTTTTAATATTTGATCTATTTACAGTATTTAACAGACGTCCAAAATTTGATATAACATTCTACAAAACTGTCGTTGAAACGGATTATTCTGACACCGCTACAATTACAACAATTGCCGGTCTTTCATTTAAAGACGAAAAAACAATGTATGAATATAAAGAAAATTACACAAATGCATCATCAAAAACTTTCTTAAATTACTTTGAACAAATTTCAAAGGAAATAGGTAAAACAATAACTGTATTAAATTATGAAAATTCTGCAAAAGAGCGTGCAGGAATTCTTGAGATAGAAGAAGTTGCTATATTAAAAAATCTTGTAGATGTTTCAAATAATACCTATACTCTAAACATGGGAAATATTCAAATAAATCCAAATCCCAATTCTCTTTTTATTGTTTACATACCAAAAGATAGCATTTTAGTTTCTTCAAATCCAACACCAACTAGCTTTGAAAACAATAAATTAAGTTGGGATGGAAAAAGTCTCAAAAATTTTCCAACGGTGATATATAGGAGGAAATGA
- a CDS encoding DUF6115 domain-containing protein: MMGIIEWLVLISTISTLSFSWAVYLINLHNSKNLPEKIKEDEERLIQLMGRVRVFVDSKIEILEEKEKELNDLISQINDLYSKLVLEVSEYQKSIKTNSKTSYEEKKEVEANSENFENILEETKEKRETKKTEMTREEQIIELYNQGVEEAEIAKRFGMGIGEVRLIIDLFHRTKSK, encoded by the coding sequence ATGATGGGAATCATAGAATGGTTAGTATTAATTAGCACAATTTCAACCCTATCTTTTTCATGGGCAGTTTATTTAATAAATTTACATAATAGCAAAAATCTTCCCGAAAAAATCAAGGAAGATGAAGAGCGTTTAATTCAACTTATGGGAAGAGTAAGAGTCTTTGTTGATTCCAAAATAGAGATTTTAGAAGAAAAAGAAAAAGAATTAAACGATTTAATTTCTCAAATAAATGACCTTTATTCAAAATTAGTTCTGGAAGTATCTGAATATCAAAAAAGCATTAAAACTAATTCTAAAACATCATACGAAGAAAAGAAGGAAGTTGAGGCAAACTCAGAAAATTTTGAAAATATTTTAGAAGAAACAAAAGAAAAAAGAGAAACCAAAAAAACCGAAATGACAAGAGAAGAACAAATTATTGAGTTATACAACCAAGGGGTTGAAGAAGCCGAAATTGCAAAGAGATTTGGAATGGGTATAGGAGAAGTAAGACTTATTATAGACCTATTCCATAGAACAAAAAGTAAGTAA
- a CDS encoding HD-GYP domain-containing protein, which translates to MKKFLRYVIIGLVILFAIFIFFEYIIVNNIGKKFQNISSNFVKISLELLNRTIQEVSYSFERKIDETVLNIKNNPENFEEYLTYLFARAPYYFKDVYFEELDINKIPRTLRKNLGKDQITYYSVKNISSGYFENRLYIRVKEKVYLLFMKLPTTILKDFFKELRDLNIQYSFINSIELYSENGAELNGKINRFIADHFNEIVSRNEEYKIARDRENYEVFYPVVIKDDHSIFGPMILKISFNFSFVFRVFYFFVFLAVIFVMISLLIIYKLSVRISKDITEDLNVLINNMKQFKEKKELYKQKLLSFKIDEINEIVKQYSLMAEELIAYMQELNATNQELESSYLEIEKINKELEQAYIDFSSQLAMIAEGYDENTGNHIERVGILSAFVAEKLGFSSDFVNNIRYYAPLHDIGKIFVPRDILLKEGKLTEEEWEEMKKHTIYGARLIGDKEQFETARNIALYHHENYDGTGYPYGLEKAEIPIEAMITHIVDVYDALRSERPYKKSFTHEETMKIILEGDGRTQPSHFAPEVLEVFKRYEKEIEKIWNEIYLN; encoded by the coding sequence ATGAAAAAATTTCTCAGATATGTAATTATAGGTTTGGTTATTTTGTTTGCAATATTTATCTTTTTTGAGTATATTATAGTTAATAATATTGGTAAAAAGTTTCAAAATATTTCATCTAACTTTGTTAAGATTAGTTTAGAGCTATTAAATAGGACTATTCAGGAAGTTAGTTATAGTTTTGAAAGAAAAATTGATGAAACTGTCTTAAATATTAAAAACAATCCTGAGAATTTTGAAGAGTACCTAACATATTTATTTGCAAGAGCACCTTATTATTTCAAGGATGTTTATTTTGAAGAATTAGATATAAATAAAATACCAAGAACTTTGAGAAAAAATCTTGGAAAAGATCAGATAACTTATTATTCAGTGAAAAATATAAGTAGTGGATATTTTGAGAATAGATTGTATATTAGAGTAAAGGAAAAAGTTTATTTGCTTTTCATGAAACTTCCAACAACAATATTAAAGGATTTTTTTAAAGAGTTGAGAGATTTAAACATTCAATATTCTTTTATCAATTCGATTGAACTTTACTCTGAAAATGGTGCAGAACTCAATGGGAAAATTAATAGATTTATTGCTGACCATTTTAATGAAATAGTTAGTAGAAATGAAGAATATAAAATAGCTAGAGACAGGGAAAACTATGAAGTTTTTTATCCTGTAGTTATAAAAGATGATCATAGTATTTTTGGACCAATGATATTGAAAATTTCCTTCAATTTTTCATTTGTTTTTAGAGTATTTTATTTTTTTGTATTTCTAGCTGTCATTTTTGTTATGATTTCATTGTTAATTATTTATAAACTTTCAGTTAGAATTTCTAAAGATATAACGGAAGATCTTAATGTTTTAATTAATAACATGAAGCAATTTAAAGAAAAAAAGGAATTATACAAGCAAAAACTCCTTAGTTTTAAAATAGACGAAATAAATGAAATAGTAAAACAATATTCTTTAATGGCAGAAGAATTAATTGCTTATATGCAAGAATTAAATGCTACAAACCAAGAGTTGGAAAGTAGTTATTTAGAAATAGAAAAAATCAATAAAGAACTAGAACAAGCTTATATTGATTTTAGTTCTCAACTTGCTATGATCGCAGAAGGTTATGATGAAAACACAGGGAATCACATAGAAAGAGTAGGAATTCTATCAGCATTTGTTGCTGAAAAGCTTGGATTTTCTAGTGATTTTGTTAATAATATACGTTATTATGCACCACTTCATGATATTGGTAAAATATTTGTTCCACGTGATATTTTATTGAAAGAAGGGAAATTAACAGAAGAAGAGTGGGAAGAAATGAAAAAACATACTATATATGGTGCAAGATTGATAGGAGATAAAGAGCAATTTGAAACTGCGCGCAATATTGCACTTTATCACCATGAAAATTATGATGGGACAGGATATCCATATGGTTTAGAGAAAGCAGAAATACCAATTGAGGCGATGATTACTCATATTGTTGATGTATATGACGCATTGCGTTCAGAAAGACCATATAAGAAAAGCTTTACTCATGAAGAGACTATGAAAATTATATTAGAAGGTGACGGAAGAACACAGCCTTCGCATTTTGCACCAGAGGTTTTAGAAGTTTTTAAAAGATATGAAAAGGAAATAGAAAAAATATGGAATGAAATATACTTAAATTAA
- a CDS encoding prolyl oligopeptidase family serine peptidase has translation MFNLNYLDLFKPFVYKDEFITLPYRLFSPKIENNKKYPLVIFLHGAGERGNNNIKQITANKGATVWADPNIQSENPCFILAPQCPENSWWGSYKKDDFVFEANTILYSVMLLINKISKENPIDENRIYITGLSMGGFGTLILLSDFPEKFAAGVVVCGGGDLDKVPRYKDVPIWLFHAEDDPVISVDFSRKLFEKSKSIGGNIRYTEYPKGLLSSKKIHPHAAWELAYNDKEMIKWLFNQIKKR, from the coding sequence GTGTTTAATTTGAATTACCTTGATTTATTTAAACCCTTTGTATATAAAGACGAATTTATTACTCTTCCTTACAGATTATTCTCACCAAAAATAGAAAATAATAAAAAATATCCTTTAGTTATATTTCTTCATGGAGCCGGAGAGCGTGGAAATAATAATATAAAACAAATTACAGCAAATAAAGGAGCAACTGTTTGGGCTGATCCTAATATTCAATCAGAAAATCCATGCTTTATTTTGGCGCCTCAATGTCCTGAAAATAGCTGGTGGGGTAGTTATAAAAAGGATGACTTTGTTTTTGAAGCTAATACTATTTTATATAGTGTTATGCTATTAATTAATAAAATCTCAAAAGAAAATCCAATAGATGAAAATAGAATTTACATCACTGGTCTTTCAATGGGAGGCTTTGGAACTCTAATCTTATTATCAGACTTTCCGGAAAAATTTGCAGCAGGTGTAGTTGTTTGTGGTGGCGGCGATTTAGACAAAGTGCCAAGATATAAAGATGTACCAATCTGGCTTTTTCATGCAGAAGATGATCCAGTAATTTCCGTAGATTTTTCAAGAAAGCTTTTCGAAAAAAGCAAAAGTATAGGTGGAAATATTAGATACACTGAATATCCAAAAGGATTACTATCTTCAAAAAAGATTCACCCTCACGCAGCTTGGGAGTTGGCATATAACGATAAAGAAATGATCAAATGGCTCTTTAATCAGATAAAAAAGAGATAA